In Edaphobacter paludis, a single window of DNA contains:
- a CDS encoding HD domain-containing protein: MKDFFIADAAKFDNVMVTSYFALSSLSVREKKQGGQYLALTLTDKTGTMEARMWDEVADALASCSEGCYVKVQGQVSKYQGKFQITLQKMRNAAESEVDPADYLPATRFDVDEMWAELRGYVSQFTNADLKRLVFSFLDDEAIAAAYRSAPAAKRLHHAWLGGLLEHVVTLVRVCLATAPFYAEVDPDLLVTGAILHDIGKTRELHWQKSFGYTLEGQLIGHISIAQGMLVEKVKELAPFPEKLRVLVEHMILSHHGKYEFGSPKLPMTPEALLLNVLDDLEAKMQVLRNEFAAATASGRSSEEMTEWVRSMDRPLLDSRGYLND, from the coding sequence ATGAAAGACTTCTTTATTGCCGACGCGGCGAAGTTCGATAACGTCATGGTGACTTCCTATTTCGCACTGTCCTCACTGTCGGTGCGGGAGAAAAAGCAGGGCGGCCAGTATCTTGCGCTTACCCTGACCGACAAGACCGGAACGATGGAAGCCCGCATGTGGGACGAGGTTGCCGATGCGCTGGCGAGTTGCTCAGAGGGCTGCTATGTCAAGGTGCAGGGGCAGGTCAGCAAGTATCAGGGTAAGTTTCAGATCACTCTGCAGAAGATGCGTAACGCTGCTGAGAGCGAGGTTGACCCGGCTGATTACCTTCCCGCAACGCGCTTCGACGTCGATGAGATGTGGGCGGAACTCCGGGGGTATGTCTCGCAATTTACGAACGCCGACCTCAAGCGGCTGGTCTTTTCCTTCCTCGATGACGAGGCAATCGCGGCAGCGTACCGCAGTGCGCCAGCGGCCAAGCGCCTGCACCACGCCTGGCTGGGAGGCCTGCTTGAGCACGTTGTTACATTGGTGCGTGTCTGCCTGGCCACCGCACCTTTTTATGCCGAAGTAGATCCGGACCTGCTCGTCACCGGGGCGATCCTGCATGACATCGGCAAGACCCGCGAGCTCCACTGGCAAAAGAGCTTCGGTTATACGCTCGAAGGCCAGCTGATCGGCCACATCAGCATTGCCCAGGGAATGCTGGTTGAAAAGGTGAAGGAGCTGGCACCGTTTCCCGAAAAGCTGCGCGTACTGGTAGAACACATGATTCTGAGCCACCACGGCAAGTATGAGTTCGGCTCGCCCAAACTACCCATGACTCCCGAGGCGCTGCTGCTAAACGTGCTCGACGATCTGGAAGCGAAGATGCAGGTGCTACGAAACGAATTTGCAGCCGCCACAGCGAGCGGAAGATCCAGCGAAGAGATGACGGAGTGGGTTCGCAGCATGGACCGCCCGCTGCTCGACTCACGCGGCTACCTGAACGATTGA
- a CDS encoding cyclopropane-fatty-acyl-phospholipid synthase family protein yields the protein MPTATKADALSHKLYAGLTHELEAYHGPSFELRLWDDTCATYGSALPEFTIIVKSLNVLKALLWNPTELTLGDAFVKGDLEVEGDIFAMFEFADFVFSGKHSIESPLSARRIAILATKALKRLQYAFNDLFVHTLRRDRQAISFHYDKPPEFFAPWLGPTMVYSCAYFCRNSESLEEAQRNKLDLICKKLRLHPGDQMLDIGCGWGSLILHAAKYYGVHATGITLSEQQFAFARRRIADEGLDSECEVRLCDYRELDHGVPTFDKIASVGMFEHVGWQNLGTYFETVKKLLKPGGAFLNHGIVSSLDEYKKHGPSFIRKYVFPDTELATLPIVTTEAEQAGFELRDVECLREHYERTLHGWVDRLEQCKRDLLNYADPETYRIWQLYMAGSAEAFRKAKISIYQMLFSKPGSEEYCEPSTRADWLIEPQGRFADAN from the coding sequence ATGCCGACGGCCACCAAAGCTGATGCCCTATCTCATAAACTTTATGCCGGACTGACCCATGAACTTGAGGCTTATCATGGCCCCTCGTTTGAGTTGCGGCTGTGGGACGATACCTGCGCCACCTACGGGTCCGCCCTGCCCGAGTTCACCATAATCGTCAAATCGCTGAACGTCCTCAAGGCCCTCCTGTGGAACCCCACGGAACTCACACTAGGAGATGCCTTTGTGAAAGGCGATCTTGAAGTTGAAGGCGACATCTTCGCGATGTTCGAGTTCGCTGATTTTGTCTTTAGCGGGAAGCATAGTATAGAAAGTCCTTTATCCGCGCGTCGCATCGCTATCCTGGCAACCAAGGCCTTGAAGCGACTCCAATACGCCTTCAACGACCTCTTTGTGCATACGCTGCGCCGCGACAGGCAAGCCATCTCGTTTCACTATGACAAGCCACCCGAGTTCTTCGCGCCCTGGCTTGGACCTACCATGGTGTATTCCTGCGCCTACTTCTGCCGCAACTCCGAGAGCCTCGAAGAGGCGCAGCGCAACAAGCTTGACCTTATCTGCAAAAAGCTGCGCCTCCATCCCGGAGACCAGATGCTGGACATCGGCTGTGGCTGGGGCAGCCTCATCCTCCATGCAGCCAAGTACTACGGTGTCCACGCCACCGGCATTACGCTCAGCGAGCAGCAGTTTGCTTTCGCACGGCGGCGTATCGCCGACGAAGGCCTGGACTCCGAATGCGAGGTCCGCCTCTGCGACTACCGGGAGCTCGACCACGGCGTTCCCACCTTCGACAAGATCGCCAGCGTCGGGATGTTCGAGCACGTCGGCTGGCAAAACCTCGGCACGTACTTCGAAACCGTCAAGAAATTGTTGAAACCTGGTGGCGCCTTCCTGAACCATGGCATCGTCTCTTCGCTGGACGAGTATAAAAAACATGGGCCATCGTTCATTCGCAAATATGTCTTTCCCGATACGGAGTTAGCGACGCTACCTATTGTGACGACCGAGGCGGAGCAGGCGGGCTTCGAACTCCGCGACGTCGAGTGTCTTCGCGAACATTATGAGCGCACCCTGCACGGCTGGGTCGATCGGCTGGAACAGTGCAAGCGCGATCTGCTCAACTACGCCGATCCAGAGACCTATCGCATCTGGCAGCTCTACATGGCCGGCTCCGCCGAGGCGTTCAGAAAAGCGAAGATCAGTATCTATCAGATGCTGTTCTCGAAACCTGGCAGTGAAGAATATTGTGAGCCGAGCACGCGCGCCGACTGGCTCATAGAGCCGCAGGGCCGATTTGCGGACGCAAACTGA
- the aroC gene encoding chorismate synthase, which translates to MLRFSTAGESHGESLVAMVSGMPAGIPVDLEFVNRELWRRQKGYGRGGRMRIERDTAHVLSGVRHGKTIGSPIAMTLANNDWKNWTEILPVEEGDPEKHKAVASPRPGHADLAGALKYDFKDARYVLERASARESAARVASGAFAKLLLKEFGVGVASHVIRVGKAELSRPAQWEEIVALQAKDEVLLNCVDPESEAAMKAEVDSVLRTGDTIGGVFEVVVHGLPPGVGTHANWDERMDGLLAQAVMSLQAVKAVEIGRGVTAAESLGSAVHDAIGYEGESGFTKFSREQNNAGGIEGGISNGEDIVVRGYLKPISTLRRPLASVSFETREPVKAAYERSDVCVVPAAGVAAEAMVALAIARLVIEKFGGDSLREMQRNFNGYCEQIRAY; encoded by the coding sequence ATGCTTCGATTTTCGACAGCAGGAGAGAGCCACGGCGAAAGTCTCGTGGCCATGGTCAGTGGAATGCCGGCAGGCATTCCGGTTGATCTTGAATTTGTGAATCGCGAGCTGTGGCGCCGCCAGAAGGGCTATGGCCGCGGAGGCCGCATGCGTATCGAGCGCGATACGGCGCATGTGCTCAGCGGTGTTCGCCACGGCAAGACCATCGGTTCGCCCATCGCCATGACGCTGGCGAATAACGACTGGAAGAATTGGACCGAGATTCTTCCTGTGGAAGAGGGTGACCCGGAAAAGCACAAGGCCGTCGCCTCGCCGCGGCCGGGACATGCCGATCTCGCCGGTGCCCTCAAGTACGACTTTAAGGATGCTCGCTATGTGCTGGAGCGAGCCAGCGCCCGCGAGAGCGCAGCCCGCGTAGCCTCGGGAGCCTTTGCCAAGCTGCTGCTCAAAGAGTTCGGCGTCGGTGTTGCCAGCCACGTCATCCGCGTAGGTAAGGCTGAGCTTTCACGCCCGGCGCAATGGGAGGAAATTGTTGCGCTGCAAGCCAAGGATGAAGTTCTGCTGAACTGTGTTGACCCCGAAAGCGAAGCCGCAATGAAGGCGGAGGTAGACTCCGTTCTTCGCACCGGCGACACCATCGGCGGCGTATTCGAAGTCGTCGTTCACGGCCTCCCTCCCGGCGTTGGTACACACGCTAATTGGGACGAGCGCATGGACGGCCTGCTCGCCCAGGCAGTGATGAGCCTGCAAGCGGTAAAGGCAGTTGAAATCGGGCGTGGAGTTACTGCGGCAGAGTCTCTTGGCTCTGCGGTGCATGATGCTATCGGCTACGAAGGCGAGAGCGGTTTTACAAAGTTTTCTCGCGAGCAGAACAACGCCGGCGGCATCGAGGGTGGCATCTCCAACGGCGAGGACATCGTGGTGCGCGGTTATCTCAAGCCCATCTCGACGTTACGCCGCCCGCTTGCTTCGGTCAGCTTCGAGACCCGCGAACCGGTCAAGGCTGCCTACGAGCGCAGCGATGTCTGCGTCGTTCCCGCCGCTGGTGTAGCGGCAGAGGCGATGGTGGCACTGGCCATCGCGCGCCTGGTGATAGAAAAGTTTGGCGGCGATTCGTTGCGCGAGATGCAGCGAAACTTCAACGGCTATTGTGAGCAGATTCGAGCATATTAA
- the def gene encoding peptide deformylase produces MNQSVGKIHEVVKWPAPVLAKRGEEVTVFDAKLKKLVEEMFESMYAAQGIGLAAPQINISKRITVIDCSFKKNPDEKVILINPEIIERKGKQIEEEGCLSLPEIREKVSRAAWVKVRAQDVNGDSIEVEGEELLARAMQHEIDHLDGILFIDRLSRLKRDLIIRKIKKLQKNGEW; encoded by the coding sequence GTGAATCAATCAGTGGGCAAAATACATGAGGTTGTAAAGTGGCCAGCGCCCGTGCTGGCAAAGCGCGGAGAAGAGGTCACGGTATTCGACGCGAAGCTGAAGAAGCTCGTCGAGGAGATGTTCGAGTCGATGTATGCGGCGCAGGGCATCGGTCTGGCCGCGCCGCAGATCAACATTTCGAAGCGCATTACAGTCATCGATTGCAGCTTCAAAAAGAATCCTGACGAGAAGGTCATTCTCATCAATCCGGAGATTATCGAGCGCAAGGGCAAGCAGATCGAAGAAGAAGGCTGCCTCAGCCTGCCCGAAATTCGGGAGAAGGTATCGCGCGCCGCATGGGTGAAGGTGCGCGCGCAGGACGTAAACGGAGATTCCATCGAAGTCGAGGGTGAAGAACTGCTGGCCCGCGCCATGCAGCACGAGATCGATCATCTGGACGGCATCTTATTCATCGACAGGCTAAGTCGCCTGAAGCGCGACCTCATCATCCGCAAGATCAAGAAGCTGCAAAAGAACGGCGAGTGGTAA